The window ATCAGATGACTCCTGTGGAGCATTGTGCCATATGAGGAAATTGGTGGTCGTCTGGAGATATGGCGATAATGGCCCGGTAAGTGGACTTGAGAAGTCCACCTGCCACTTCAGTCAAGGGAGGTGAAATGATGACAAGTAATTCTTCAAACTACTGCATGATCCGTGTTATGACTGCCGTAAGCGTATTGATTGGAGTTGAACTCTTGGAAGCCCAGGTTACCCCGACCAATCAATGGGTGGACTTCTACGGGGATGCTGTAACAAATGATGGGACACCCGTTGCGGTGGGAAAGGTAGTAAAGGCATATGATCCAGACGGCGTGCTATGTGGTGAGTTTACTATTGGTACCGCAGGCAGTTACGGATTCTTGCACGTATATCGGGATGATCCGACTACAACGGAAGATGAAGGGGCAGTCGAGAATGATGAGATTTCTTTCACGATTTTTAGTGCCGTTGCCTATGTTGGTGGTCCAGATAACAATACGTGGACGTCAAATGGTGATTCTTGGGAAGTTGATTTGCAGTCCTCTCTTGGTTTGGACAATGAACATCAATTGCCGAGTGAATATGTTCTTCAGCGGAACTTCCCGAATCCATTCAACCCAACGACCGTGATTCGATACGAAATACCAGAGCAATCTCGTGTTGTTATGACGATTCTCGACATTCTTGGTAGGAGAATAGCAACACTGGACAACTCTATCCAAGACGCCGGGTACAAGTCAGTTGTCTGGGATGGAAGCAATGAACTGGGCAAGCAGGTGGCCTCCGGAGTTTATCTTTATCGAATTGAGGCTGGTGAATTTACCCAGACCCGCAAGATGATCTTAATGAGATAGAGTCCTCTCCTAAACGACACGCCGCTACAAAAGGATACAGTCTCTCCCTCCTATCTTAGTCAAATTCTGCCGCCTCATGAGGGCGGCGCCTTCTCGTCGGAAAAAGTAGGTCTCGGCTGCAATCTGGCTGCAATTCGGCCTGAGGCAGCGACAAAAGAAATGGTAACTCGCCTGTTGGGACAAGTGCCCAACGAACTGTGAGTAATATCGACAGGGAAAGCAGGCCCGCCGTGTCCGGCCAATCTCTTCAGGTACCAGGAAATCCCCGGTTTCTCACTGTTTTCCTGGCGCTCCCCGCATTCTCAAAATCACCCTTTATTCTAAAATTGGGCATTTTAAAAACTCCCAGGTGGGACTTTTGGGCTGTTCTCCTCGGTGAAGTTATCTCGGCCTGGACACCATCATGCGCCTGAACGTCAACTCTGCATAGTTCATCAAGTCATTCAATCGACTGAACTTTTCACACAATGGCACGCACTGCATTTTTCGATACCATGGGCTGATTTGTTCTCAGGAGCCAGATTCTCGCTTACGGTACTCCTTTTATCGCACAATCGACCTGCGTCGCTCAGAACCTATTTTACGGGATTTCTAACCCTATTCTATGGGTAGTGCTTTAGGTTTCAAATCCCTCCCTCTCCGCTCTCGATAAACCCCGTTTCTTGACGGGGTCTCATCATTCATAAATAAAGACTGGTAAGCTCCGAGATTAATCATAATCTGTCAAATATGGTCAAATATACCCATTTTAGGGATACATTTTTAGGGATACAGATATTAGGGACACGCCCGGGCAGAATGAATTAACCTTTGCCAGACACCAGCCCGGAAGCGCATCCCGATGGCGATCGGGAGGGTCGCCCCGATTAAAATCGGGACCGCCCCGACTGGTTATTAGCCCGTCGAAAAGCCAACTCCTCGACGGGTTTCTTCATTTATGTAGATCAATGTTGTGGGTTGATGATAGTGTTCAAACTTACTCAATATTGACCAAATCTAACGGATAACGGATATCAAATTGACGGATATCAGTTTGATACTCATAAAAGGATGTGACCAATTTGAGATAGAAGAGTCGAGTTGAATGGTCAACCGCCTTGTAAGGGCGGAGCGTTCTCGTCGGAAGAAGTAGGTCTCGGCTGCAATTCTGTTTGAAAAAGCGTTGAAGAACGGCTGGTCGTCCCCTCCAGGAACTTTCAAGTTTATGTGAAGTAGAAAAGCAAATACCAGTGAAGCACAAACAGGTCCAAATTTCTTACGTTTCCTAAACGGAATGCGTTATGGATTGTCCGAAATTCCAGGTTTGACATATGGGATACTCATGCACCGTATTTCCATAGCAATACTTTCTTTCAGCGTCCTCGCTTCCAATGCTGCCGCTGGAAAAACATCATATTCCTGTCGCATGTCCCTGGCGGAAACGATGTCGAACTGCTGTTGTTATCATGAAGAAAATCAGGAAAGCGATAATCTGATGGGCGATCACGATTCTTGTAAGCTCCCTGACTGCCAGGGCAAAGAATCAGAAAATAACACTAGGATCCGAAGCCACGGATCCTGTTGTACCGTAAGTCATGATACTGTGGAAGCGGTCAAGGGTGTTTTCCCAAAGACACATCTTGACTCTTCTGTAAGTCATCTGAAAAATCTTCCCCCAGGTCCTCTGATGGTCTGCGAGAAAGCACCGGAAGCGAATGGAGATCGGCTAAGAGATAAACCGCCTCAGAATCAAGGGTCTTCATTAACCATCCCCACCTATATTCTCACTCACGCTCTCCTCTGTTGAGTCCTCCTACGTCGACCGATTTTAGTCGGCGTGACATAACCCAGTAGAAAAATCACACTATTTTTGATCCGGGCGAAGAAAGCCTGTGGTCACAACCTTTCATTGCAGAAAAGGAGGATTTCCATGAACAAATTAAGACTAGCTGTCCTGGGGTGGGCTGCTCTTTCTCTATTGCCTGCCTGTTCATCTTCTGAAAAAAGTAGGGCAGGAAATGAGGCAACGGCAACACAACCGAGGGTTATCAGGATAATGGTAGGACCCGATGGGTTCACTCCTGATTCTATAGTTGCCAACATCGATGAGTCGCTAGTCCTGGAATTTCTCCGGACTACCGACAAAACGTGTGCTACAAGTGTCATTTTTCCTTACACTGATCTTCGGTATGAACTTCCCCTCAACAAAGCGGTGCGCATTTCAGCGACACTGCGGTCAGGTCAACAGCTCGCTTTTGTGTGTCCCATGGACATGTATTCTGGAAATGTGACAGGGCGTCGACAAGAGCATATCAAAGAGAGGGTTGAAAGACGGGTTGTGTCGGAGACCTCTCCACGGATTATTCCCATTGTGGTTGACAAAGAAGGATTCTCGCCGGCGACCCTTATGGTTCAAAGTGGAAAAGCCGTTATCTTGCGGTTCAAGCGAGTCACTGAACAAACCTGCGCTACGCGCGTGGTGATCCCGGCCTTGCAAATCGAGCGAGAACTGCCGATAGATCAGGAAGTTGATATAGAAATCGTCCCCACGAAAACGGGAGACATAGGCTTTGCCTGTCAAATGGATATGATCAAGGGGACTATTAAAGTGATTTTATAGGGGGACGAAATGAAGAGGATTCTACAGCTTATTAGACCATATGCTTTTGGTGTTGTGATCACAGTCATTCTCCTGGGTCTATCAATCTTCTATTGGAAGGGGATCCTTCGTTGGTTCGTGGGAGAAGAGTACGCACTTGAGTTGTCAGGCGCTTCGAGGGAGTTCACCGCAGGCCCCTTTACAATAGCAACAGCGCTGAAACCCGATCCACCTCTTGTAGGGAAGAACAGGCTTGACGTTCATCTGAAGGATCGGCACG is drawn from Candidatus Neomarinimicrobiota bacterium and contains these coding sequences:
- a CDS encoding cupredoxin domain-containing protein — protein: MNKLRLAVLGWAALSLLPACSSSEKSRAGNEATATQPRVIRIMVGPDGFTPDSIVANIDESLVLEFLRTTDKTCATSVIFPYTDLRYELPLNKAVRISATLRSGQQLAFVCPMDMYSGNVTGRRQEHIKERVERRVVSETSPRIIPIVVDKEGFSPATLMVQSGKAVILRFKRVTEQTCATRVVIPALQIERELPIDQEVDIEIVPTKTGDIGFACQMDMIKGTIKVIL
- a CDS encoding T9SS type A sorting domain-containing protein, coding for MMTSNSSNYCMIRVMTAVSVLIGVELLEAQVTPTNQWVDFYGDAVTNDGTPVAVGKVVKAYDPDGVLCGEFTIGTAGSYGFLHVYRDDPTTTEDEGAVENDEISFTIFSAVAYVGGPDNNTWTSNGDSWEVDLQSSLGLDNEHQLPSEYVLQRNFPNPFNPTTVIRYEIPEQSRVVMTILDILGRRIATLDNSIQDAGYKSVVWDGSNELGKQVASGVYLYRIEAGEFTQTRKMILMR